In Macaca thibetana thibetana isolate TM-01 chromosome 12, ASM2454274v1, whole genome shotgun sequence, the genomic window accaattaaaagacaaaggaaatgtgGATGAAAAAACATCCCTCAGTTCTGTGTTGCTTACAAGAAACTAACTTCAAATAAAACAGTAtaagctggctgggtgtggtagcttacacctgtaatcaccgcactttgggaggctgaggcaaggaggattgtttgaggccaggagtttgagaccagcctgggcaacatggtgaaaccccatctctacaaaaaatgcaaaaattagccaggtgtagcagcatatgcctgtggtcccatgtacttgggaggctgaggtgggaggatcacttgagccctggaggtagaggctgcagtgagctatgattgtgccactgcactccagcctgggtgaggaaacaagaccatgtctcaaaaagcaaaaaactggccgggcgcggtggctcaagcctgtaatcccagcactttgggaggccgagacgggcggatcacgaggtcaggagatcgagaccaccctggctgacacggtgaaaccccgtctctactaaaaaatacaaaaaactagctgggcgaggtggcgggcgcctgtagtcccagctactcgggaggctgaggcaggagaatggcgtgaacccgggaggcggagcttgcagtgagctgagatccggccactgcactccagcctgggcgacagagcgagactccgtctcaaaaaaaaaaaaaaaaaaaaaaaaaaaggcaaaaaaccaaacaaaaccaaccaaacaaaaaacccaaaaacagcaacaacaaaacaatatagGCAAGTTGagagtaaaaggatgaaaaaagatatatcatgtaaagattaatcaaaagaaagcaggagtggccgggcgcggtggctcaagcctgtaatcccagcactttgggaggccgagacgggcggatcacaaggtcaggcgatcgagaccatcctggctaacatggtgaaaccccgtctctactaaaaacacaaaaaactagccgggcgaggtggcgggcgcctgtagtcccagctactcaggaggctgaggcaggagaatggcgtaaaaacccgggaggcggagcttgcagtgagctgagatccggccactgcactccagcctgggcgacagagcgagactccgtcccaaaaaaaaaaaaaaaataaaataaaaaaagaaagcaggagtgacAATATTAATATCAGAAGGCAAACTTCAGAGCACAGACAATTACCAGAGATAGTGTGGGATAGTATATAATGCTAAACCGGTCAAAATCCACCAGGAAGgcattgtaattttaaatgtttatgcacCAGACAAGACAGttataaaatatgtgaaacaaaactgagaaaagagaaatagataaatccacagTTATAGTTAGAATCTTTAATGTCCCTCTCtcaaaaactgatagaacagCTAGACAGAaattggcaaggatgtagaagaATTCAACAACAAACAGACTTAATTGGCATTTATAAAACAACAGCAGTATATACCTTCTTTTCAAGTGTCCATGGAACATAtaccaagacagaccatataCTGGGTGATAAATCTCAACaagtttaaaagaattgaaatcatgcagagcatgttctctgaccacaatgaaataaaatagaaatcaataacagaaagataacagaaaaatctCCCAATATTTGAGAACTAAACAATGTCGTTCTGAGTAATCCATGAGTTAAAGAGGAaggtttaaaatgaaatttaaaatttaaatgaaatttaaacattgaactaagaataaaaatgtaacagtAAAATTTATAGAAGGCAGCTTAAGCAGTGTTGAGAGGCAAATGTACAGCAAGAAATGTTTCCATTAGAGAAGTGGAAAAGATTCAAATCAAGAATCTAAAGTCCCAGgtcaggcccggtggctcatgcctgtaatcccagcactttgggaggccaaggtgggtggatcacctgaggtcaggggttcgagaccagcctggccaacatagccaaactttatctctactaaaaaatacaaaaaaaaaaaaaaaaaaaaaaaaattagctgggcttggtaacgcacctgtgatcccagctacttgggaggctgaggcatgagaattgcttgaacccaggtagtggaggtagcagtgagccaatatcatgccacagcactccagcctggggacagaccaagactccatctgaaaaaaataaaaaaataagaaatcctGGGCAGTGATCTGATTGGTTCTGCTTGTGTCATGTGACCACAACACGGCCAATCCCTGTGGCTGGGAGGCAGGGCCCTTTCCCCCAAGGTGTCCGCCTCCACGTTGCTGGCTCAGTGGACTTCCCCTCACCCAGCAACGCTGTGTGTGGTAGGGCTGTGGCAGCCGGTCTTGGGGGCTCTTGTGAAAGGGGACAAAACAGATGTGTGGGGGAAGGTGGGCCCACCCTGGGGGAACCAGGACCAGTGTCACCATTGCTCTATGATTAATCCAGCAACACGATGTGCCACGGCTTAAAGCCCGTGTCCCTGGTCTCCCCTGCCTTCATGGCACCTGGCCACCCAGGAGGTGCCAACCAGCCTGGCCTCTGTCCATGTCCTGGGAGTGCTTGGACCTGGCTGTGGGTGCCAGATCCCTTTCTGTTTCGGGAGCGGGTAGCTTGAGGTAGCCCAGGCTTCTGTGCTGGCCTCACAGGCAGGCTTATTCAAATTAtgactttattttgagacacataaCCACACAGGAAAGTCCAAAGAACAACGTGTATCCTTAGTACGTATTTATgctttattatatgtatttatattgttAATATATACTATTGttatataagatatatacatatttatgattcCAATATTTATACTTATTGATTAAtagatttataaatttataaatttttataaatttataaaatcactCAGAGGTGATGATTGCTGTccttatttgtcttattttctaatgaaaatatgtaaactgTTACAGATAAAGTTGATGTTCCCTTATTCCTCCAACCTGAGAAGTCCCCATTTTGCAATTTTGAGAAAATTCCTGTCACGAATTTAGTGTTTATCTTCCCTTccattttgcatttgcttttatttccagCGATTTATGTTTTGAATGGGTAATTCAAACATAACGTCATTGTCTtcatcttctctttccctccttccctctctccctccctccctccctctctccctccctccctccctcccttcctccctctctccctccctcccttcctcccttccttccttcctttctctttctttctctctctcttttctttttctcttttctttctcctccccctcccctcccctcccctcccgttgctttcccttcctttctgttttgtgagacagggtctcattctctcgcccaggctggaatgaagtggctcgatctcggctcatgacaacctccaactcctcagctcaagtgatcctcccgcctcagcttcccaagtagctgggattacaggcatgcatcacctctgctgtctaattttattttatttttttgtagagacaaggtcttgctatgttgcccagcttggtctggaactcttggcctcagcaATCCTCtcaaacctcccaaagtgcagggattataggtgtgggccactcCATCCGGCCTCATTCACATGTTTCAAAAATCAAAAGGTACAAAAGGCAAAAGCtcctttcccctctctgggccttttAACACTTGCACATAAATGAAGCCAGGAACAGCAGCAGTGTCTTGCGTAGTTGGTGGAAAGAAGGTGTTATTACATGGGCTGCAGCCTCCAGCTATGCTCTTTGTAGGAATTTGATCTTTAGTGGTTCAGTTGAGAGTGACAGAAACCCCAAGTGACACTGGCCTTAACAAGgtacacatttctttctttctttctttcgttttttcagacagagtctcactctcttacccaggctggagtgcagtggcatgatctcagttaactgcaacctctacctcccaagttcaagcgattctcctgcctcagcctcctgagtagctgggactacaggtgtgcaccaccactcccagctaatttttgtatttttagtagagacggggtttcaccatactggtcaggctggtcttgaactcctgacctcaggtgatccacctgccttggcatcccaaagtgctgggattacagatgtgagccaccgcacctggccagaacacACATTTCTATTTGACATGGATAAAGTCTTAAGGTAGGCATCCCACAGCTATTAGGGTGGTTCCACAATCATCAAGGACCTATCTTGTTGCTCGAGCACCCTCACCACATGGCATCTACTTCATGGTCCAACATGGCTGCTTGAGCTCCAGTCATCACATCCTCATTGTAGCCATTCagtaggagaaagggaggaagttACTTCTGTTTCAGGATTGTCTCCCAAAGCGGAAAGGAACATTTCCTCTTGCACACTGGTGGCCACAGGGTGTAGTGACAGCACAGGTCATTGTAAACGGGGCTGGGAAGTGCAGTCTTGATCCTGGCTGGCTGTGTCACCGCTGATACGTAGTGGTTCTACCGctaagaaaggagggaagaacgCCTACCAAGGCACAGCTAGCAGgctctgccaccatgcctgagttTCCGATATTCCAGGTTGAAAAacccctgccttcatggagtgcCCGCCGGAAAGAGACCGACTTCAGGCCGCTTCCCCAGCGGCACCTCTGGGTGAATCTCAGAAGCTGCAGCCAGGCTGCGCAGGGCCGCTTCCTAAGCAAGCGCATGAGTCACACAGGCGGCCTTTGTTAGCTCAGCCAGCTCTCCTGGAGTCCTCCTCCCGGAGCCGAGGGCCGCGTCCAGCTCTTCCTGCGCCCGAGGCAGAGGACGCAGTGCAGCAGTGAGCCCAGCCGCTCAGCCTCATGAACCACATTGCCTGGTGCTCCCCAGCCTGGGACCCCGGCCTTTGCGGCTTCTGGGCTGGGCGGGCACCGCGGGGAACAAAGAGGCGTTCCTGAGCCTGAGCCACGCGGCTCCAGGCCGACTCCCTGGAGTCTTggagaggctggtcttgaatgcctggctttttgtttgagaaagaaaagtgttttccaaagtcCCCGGGCTTCCTCTTGCATAGAAATCACAGAGTTCCGAGGAGCCACAGTGTGTGGGGTGGGCGGACGGCGCAGTGAGGACGCCCTGTCGCAGGGGACAGTGAGAATGTGCGAGGGGTGGGGAAGTCTGGGGGCACAGGTGAAAGGGAAGAcaccccacctcagccctccacgGCTGTGGCCTCTGCCGGGGCCGGGCGCTGGGAGGCGGGCCGTGGCATCCACCTGGAATCCTGCGTGGGGCGTCTGGCAGGCCTGGCGGGGTGCAGTGCAGTAGACACGGCCGTGGGCGCTCAGACACGGCTGAGGTGCAAGGGGGAcctggggctgaggtgggggctcAGAGCAGGGCATCAGAGGGGTCTCTGTGTCTCGCCGGAGCCAAGAGACTAGACTCTGAGTTCCGGCCGCCCTGGACGCGCCTGCAATGGAGCTGCTGAGGGCAGAGGCTGGCGGTCCTGGCGAGACCAATGGCCCCTCTACAAGGCGGGGTGAGGGGGACCATGTGTGAACGTCCTGTCCCTGCTAGGGGGATGACTGACTGAACAGGAtgtaggtggttttttttttttttttttttttttttttttttgagacggagtctcgctttgtcgcccaggctggagtgcagtggcgcgatctcggctcactgcaaactccgcctcccgggttcacaccattctcctgcctcagcctcccgagtagctgggactacaggtgcccgtcaccatgcccggctaagtttttgtattttcagtagtgaatTTTAGTAGTGAATTCAGACCCTCCTCTGGATCTGCCCCAGGAGCCCAGGTCCCACCTGAAGCCCGAAGCCCAGGGCTGAGCTGGGAGTGTTCGTGCAGACAGAGCTGGAGGCCAGTGAGAGGCAGCAGGGCTGGCAGGAGGGAGGCAGACAGGCGTCCTCTCAGCGTGGGGCTGGGAGCAGGATGGCAGGGCCAGGCAGGGTTGCGTGGTAAACTGTCATGGCCCTTTCGGGGAAAGAAAGGGGGGAGAGAGGGACAGTGCGTCCGTGTGCCCACAGGAGGGGCTGGGCCCACGTGGTTTTGCTTGGCAGCTGCAAGGCAGTGGGTGGGGCCAGGATTCTGTGCGTTCAACAAGGCCCCCAGGTGGCTCATTTGTGGTCCACGTTTCGTCCGCCTTTGTGGGCAGGTGTAGGGCCAGGCCTGGCTCCCCCGATGCAGCCGGATCCTCAGCCGGATCCTCACGGCagccttcctttttatttttttatttttttgagatgaagtctgttgcctggctggagtgcagtagcatgatcttggctcactgcaacctctgcctcctgggttcaagtgattctcctgcctcagtctcccgagtagctggtatgacaggcgcccgccaccactcttggctaattttttatagttttagtagagatggggttttgccatgttggccaggctggtctcgaactcctggcctcaggtgacccgcctgcctaggcttcccaaagtgttgagattacaggcgtgagccactgtgcctggcccagctttcccatttcacagagaaggaaatggaggcacaggaGCGAACAGCAGCCAGCGGTCCACTTGGAACCCAAGACCTGATCTGACAAAGCGACTCCTGCAGGTTTCTCTGCTGCTGCCGCTACATGTCAGGGGAGCCAGACCCAGGCTCTCCCTGTAGGGGTGTCGTTGGAGCCCTGAGGTGAGGCCCTCCTAGGAAGGCGTTCTCATGTCATGAATACACTGTGTGCCCCCCGAATCCTCCTAGTCTGGAAGCTCCCCAAGTCCAGGTGTACACTCCCAGGAGAGGTCTTGGGGCTCCCACCTTTGCGAGGGTGGCCTGAGGATGGGCTCCTCTCTGTGCCACAATGAAGGGGACCAGGGGCCCCAAGCCAGGCACCTGGGAGACCACACCTACGTAGGGGTCGTGGGGGCCCAGCTTCCCCGAGGAAGAGAACCCAGCGCTGTGTGCAGAGGTGCCCCCAGCTGAGCAGGGTGTGAGGACTGATACTGGCCTGATGGCTTTGGCATGAAGCCCAAGGGGGAGCAGTGGGGAGCAGGCCCAGTAGGCCCGTCCAGGGATGGGGCCGTGGCTGGCCATGGCTGGAGCCTCTTGTGTGAAGACGGAACGCCGGGGCAGGAGGGATGAGGCATGTGGTGCTGGCCATGAGGCTGGGTGGTGGAGGCGCTGCCTTTGTCCAAACCCAGAGGCCCAGGAGCAAGGACAGATGTGGACTTCCCTGGCAGGATAGAAGGGGGTAGGGGACCTCGGAGAATCGGGTGAGCCTGATGCTCACGGGACTCTGTGGCAGTGGGCAGGAAGTGGGGATGAGGGCTGGGCAGGGGGCAGACCCGAGCCTCCTGGGTCTTTGGCTCAGGTGgacttcatttattaatttatttttggagatggagtctcgctctgttgcccaggctggagtgcagtggcacgatctcggctcactgcaacctccgcctcctgggttcaagcgattctcctgcctcaacctctccagtagctaggattacaggcacgtgccaccacgcctggatgatttttttatgtttttggtagagacagggttttaccatgttggccaggctggtcttgaactcctgacctcaagtgatctgcctgcctcagcctcccagagtgctgggtgtgagccactgcgcccagcctccttctGGCGCATTCTGACTCCTGCCCTACTTGTGCCATGACCCTCCCAGAAACATCCTGGTGACCTTTGTCACTGGGATGGTGGCGAGTACAAGCCTTTACCCTCCTAGAAACACCACGATGACCTTTGTCACTGGGATGGTGGCAGATACGAGCTGGCAGGTGACCATTATGGTTGGGTTTCCCCAGGGCCCCAGTGGGGAGGCTGGACTTCCCTCATCCAGGGAACAGAGCCAGAAGACACCTGGGCTGACAGAAGGTGCCTCGCCCGAGGGCCTTCCTGCCCAGTGTCACCAAATCTGACCACTGGGAAACTTGCATGTGCAGACCTTTTAAGACAACTGGCCCGTATTAGTCAAATAAGTCAATCCTgagaaagatgggaaaaaagaagGGGTGGCCGAGACACTCTCCTCCATTCAAGGAGACAGGAGAGGCACACAAAGGATCGTGTGGTCCTGGGGCTACGAAATGCTCCGAAAACATCTCCAGGACAAGCGGAAGATCTGGATATTGGAAAATATTGTATTGTTAGAAAATTTGGGGGCTGGGATAACAGGGTTGAGTTTTGTGGCAGAACGTCCTTAGGAGACACGAGCTGATGGATTTAGAAGTGCGGTATTGTGATGATCACAATCTACTTTCAGATGTTTCAGACAGGCGTGCGCATGTGTGCGTGTATGAGAAAGTGTGGGCACAGGATAAAAGAAGGTGAAGAATTTAAGAGCATGTGGGTGTCCATCAACTTCCTCCACCCTCTGTCATTTGAAatctttcaaaatttcaaaagacagggagggagaggttAATGGGAATGTAACTCAGTGGCACCTGCCTCCCTCTCAGCTGGGTGTTCTTCCCAAATACTGTCACTGATGATGAATAAATGGTTACTCTTTATGGTGATGACAAAGtcccattttttctttcagaatgccttattttattttgtattttatttttttgagacggagtctcgctctgtcacccaggctggagtgcagtggccggatctcagctcactgcaagctccgcctcccgggttcatgccattctcctgcctcagcctcccgagtagctgggactataggcgcccgccacctcgcccggctagttttttgtattttttagtagagacggggtttcactgtgttagccaggatggtctcgatctcctgaccttgtgatccgcccgtctcggcctcccaaagtgctgggattacaggcttgagccaccgcgcccggcctcagaatGCCTTCATGTGACTGTCCTCACTGAGCCCCCTGCACCTGTGCCACGCACCCCGCCCTTGGGACTCGGTGTGAGACCCCCACTGGGAGGGGCAGCTATGCCGCAGAGACCACAGCACACCCACCACTCCTTGTCAGAGTTTATTTCATCGGCTAACATTCATTCTCGACCTAGACAAAAACAATTAGATGATTATGACTTGCTTTTCCATCATcaactcatttttttgtttgttatgaaTAACCAAAACATTTCTTctcaacacttttttttaagaagctataaataaataaagctttaaacgatcctgggttcaagttaaaCAGTTCCAGTTCCCGAAAAGTTCACAGCCTTGTTTCGTGGGCAGTTCTGCTGTTCCTGGCTTCCCCCTCCAGGAAGGGACGTTTGCAGGCCTGGGGGTCCTGGTGACTAAGCTGTTAGCTCCACTGCCTGCCTGCTTCCGTCCTCGcagccctgggagacagagttctTACAATTTAGGAGATGCTGCTGGCCAAGGAACCGTTGACCCAAAGCAGGTGGCCTGAACGGCAAGTGCCAGGCTGGAGACTTGGGGGCTGAGGGCACTGCCAGTTGCCACCACCTCGGGACACCTCAGCCCGGCGCGGGCCCGAGACTGCTTTCCAAACGCAGTGGCGAGACTGAGACGAGACCCGTGCTTCCGTGTGAGTTGGGCTGCGGGGCATAAGTTAACACATACTCCAATATGTACAAAACAACCTGCGCTCGGGCCTGTGCACCCAGGACGCCCGTGGCCAGGTGAGGCCACCTTGAGCCAGGCCTCTGGCTGGGTGTCCACCTCCTGCCAGCAGGCCAAGGTGCCCCATGTGGCTTGTGCAAGACCCCAGGCTCCCCTGAACATGCTCCTCCCAGGAGTGCACCCACCCCAGTGTCGAGTGTCCGAGCAGATTCCCATTGACCCTGACCTCCCTTTGAAAGAACCACACCACTGCATCCCCTTGGCACTCACTTCCTTAGTGCGATGCATCCACCCAGGGAGGTGCCCCTGCGCTAGCACGCTGCCCACCCTACCCTGTTGACTGCCCTGTCCTTGGACCCCAAAGTAAAATGGGGCCAGCGTAGGAGGCCTGAGGGTGGGGCCGTATGCCACACCTCCAGGGGTAGCAGCCTCATCTGACCACACCTTCGCCGCCTTGTGCTGCAGAAGGCGCTTGCTCCCAAGCCCGTGGTGACTCACATCTCTACCCCACAGTGGGGCAGCTGCGGTGGCTGAGTgaaagctggggcaggagaaagggCCCCTGCCAACCCCAGCCAGGCGGCTTGCAGAGCCCACTGCCCTGCATCGGAGTCAGCCTGCGGCCTGAGCACACCCGTCTGCCCTCTGGGGGACCCAGGGCGCCTGCGGGGGCCCTCCTAGAGACACCAGCCTGGCCTCCTAGGGCATAAGGGGTGGGGATAGGGCACAGGGCACGTGCTTACAGCGGATATGCAACATGGCTTTTACTAGGGCCACTGCAGCCAGTGGGGAACCCTGCGGGGCTGCTGGGAACAGAGCTTGGCCAGCCTTTTGCCAGGGGGTGGGCAGCTCGGGGAAACGCAAGGAGAGCCAGGGTGGGGAGGGCTGAGTACCTGGTGTCTGGGAGGCCACCTACAGCTGTTTTGTCAAGGCTAGTTGAGAATCTGAACGCTCAAGTCCCCATTCCTGGCCATCCAGAGCCACTGTGGTCCGAGGGTATGGCTCCTGGGCAGGGGCTACGGTCCCACGCTCCAGCCCATGGAGGCCTGATGAACTTAATCCACACGCTGGTGGCAGCAGTGGTATTTGAGCTCTTGAGTACGTGTCTTGGTGATggggctggggcagcctgctAGCAAATCCCAGTGGGTCAGAAAGAACAGAGGCAGGGGAGTGCTCGGTCCCCAGCCCTTCCAGTCTGAGCCAGGTCTGCCTGGGTGGTCACCTCCAAAGGCCAGCCAGGGACTCAGGCACAAGTGGCAGCATCTCCGGTCAAAGCCTCCCCACTCCTGGGCTGCCAGTCGGCCCACGGAAGGCCGGCAATACAGCTTGGGCCCACTCCCCAAACCCCTCCTTGGTCTGAGGACTGTGGGAAGAGGGTGGGGCCTGAACATCAGCTTTGGCCTCCTGACCCAAAGCATGAAGCAGGACCATGGACCAGAGCGGAGTGGGCTTCCTGGGGGCTGGACTCGAGTCTTCTCTGCCTCAGATGGGGTGGGCCCTGACCTTGAGGGAGCTACACATGGGTGAGCTGGGGGCTCCCCAGGCCTTGGGGCATCGGGGGCAGCCAGAAGGGGAGGGCCTATGGGATGGCCTGGAGCTGGGGCAGTTGCCAGAAGCTGGTCTCACTCCTAGTAGTCTGGACAGAGGAGCTAAGAGCGAGTGCCGTGTGCATAGCTGGTGAGGGACACACTCCTGGCCTGGCAGGTCCACTTTCTGCTGTCCTTGTCTCTTGTGCAAACCTTCAGTTTTCGTGATAAATCCAAGGGGGCCAGGAGAGCAGGCACAACCCCTGCTCTggaggccctgccctgcccatggCATCCTCCGAGCATGCTTTCCTCTGACCCACTGGCTGCACCTGTCGGTTCCTCAAGCCCCCATCCCCGCCCAGCCCCACTATGTCCctgttctgtttattttcagGACGCAGCTATCTCTGTGGAGCAGGTGTGGGACAGTCTCCCCGTGACAGTCTTGGGTGGACCTGTTGTCTGTCCTGTTTTAACCCCCACACCCCCCAAGAGGCCTCCCCGTGGCCACCACCGCCACTACCACTTCTCAATGATGTGGCTCATGTAGTCCTCGGTGGGCACGCGGCCCGGCTCGTCAGCGTCCTCCCGCGGCAGCGCCTCCTTGGCCCGGTGCAGCAGGCGCTCCTCGCGGCTCCTCAGGCGCTGCTCCCTGCGCTCCAGCTGCCGCTTGTACTGGTAGCGCTGCTGGAAGAGGTCCTTGGCGTAGTCATACAGCTGCATGTCCAGGTCGTTGAGCTCCTCGATGCGCCGGATGGTGTCCTCGTCCACCTCCACGCCGCCCGCCCGCGTGCTGTTGTACTGCATGAAGGGCCGGATGAACTTGAGGTTGAACGTCCGCTCGAACAGGTACTGCGTCTTGCGCTGGAACTCGGTCAGGCCGAAGAAGGCCATGCCCCGCAGATTCTTCTTGGCGCTCTCAAGCAGCAGCTGGGCCCGCTTGCCCTCGGGGATGAAGGACAGGTTGTAGCAGCCCACCAGGCTCAGGTCGGCCAGCATGCGCACCTGGCGGTTGTTGGCCAGGTTGTACGGGCAGTCCATGAACTCCTGCAGCGTGCAGCCCGACCAGTCCGTGCCCTCGTAGCAGGGCGGCAGCTCCTCGGGCGTGGGCGTGCGCCCGTCACACATGTGCAACGACGTCTTCCACGTGGCACCCCTCTGCACGTGCCGCCACTCACTCAGGTAGCGGGACACGGGGTCTCGTAGCAGGGTGATGTAGTAGAACTTCCTGCAAGGAGACGGGGAGAGGAGGTGAGGGCTGTGGCAGCATGAGGGGTGCTACCAGGGCTGCTCGGAGTCAAAGTCCCCACTGCAGGGGTCTGGGCTTCACCTCCGAGGCCAACCAACGCCTGCATTTAGCTCTCCAACAGCCGTTTCAAAACCCGGTATCAGAGATGCCAAGGAGCACGCCACGGTCACACGGCTCCCCAGGGTGACCACCACGGTGCCCTGCAGTGCCTGGCCTGGCTCCTCTGGAGGGACAACCTGACTTTTCCTGCTGGTGGGTGAAGCCACCAATACCTCATCCAGGGAGGTCCCAGAGCCACAGCCGCCTGAGACCAGCAGTGTTCGCCAGCTGTTTACAGCCTGGGCACGGTGCCACCCAAGGAGCCACTCAGCAGGAGCAGAGGGTGGGCAGGGGTCAGGGAGGGTCACCTCCAGTCCCAGTCCCAGGGTCCTGCCAAGGCCTGGTGGTTGGGCCCAGTGGACCATCCAGCCCAGGACCCCAGGGGAAGCCATGACTTACACAGTCTCCGACTCTACTTGGCGGGCTGTCCCCCAAGACGCCAGCGCTTTGCACAGTATGTACGGGTGCGTGCACAAGGGAGAAACGACCCAAGGACGGCTCCACCTCCCACCGTCCCCTGCACAGCAGGAGCCCAGCGTGGAGCATGTCTTTGCCAGGCTCGCGATGACGCTGGGCTGGAGGCGTCAGGACACTGGTCAGGTGGGTAAAATGTGGCGGCAGCTGCGGATGtgcccagtgtgtgtgtgtggggggtcaGCCCTGGGGAGGCTGCAGTCATTCTTAGACAGTTCCTCCTCCTGGC contains:
- the HS6ST1 gene encoding heparan-sulfate 6-O-sulfotransferase 1, translated to MRRRRAGGRTMVERASKFVLVVAGSVCFMLILYQYAGPGLSLGAPGGRAPPDDLDLFPTPDPHYEKKYYFPVRELERSLRFDMKGDDVIVFLHIQKTGGTTFGRHLVQNVRLEVPCDCRPGQKKCTCYRPNRRETWLFSRFSTGWSCGLHADWTELTNCVPGVLDRRDSAALRTPRKFYYITLLRDPVSRYLSEWRHVQRGATWKTSLHMCDGRTPTPEELPPCYEGTDWSGCTLQEFMDCPYNLANNRQVRMLADLSLVGCYNLSFIPEGKRAQLLLESAKKNLRGMAFFGLTEFQRKTQYLFERTFNLKFIRPFMQYNSTRAGGVEVDEDTIRRIEELNDLDMQLYDYAKDLFQQRYQYKRQLERREQRLRSREERLLHRAKEALPREDADEPGRVPTEDYMSHIIEKW